In Nicotiana tabacum cultivar K326 chromosome 17, ASM71507v2, whole genome shotgun sequence, one DNA window encodes the following:
- the LOC107783527 gene encoding proline dehydrogenase 2, mitochondrial-like (The RefSeq protein has 3 substitutions compared to this genomic sequence): protein MANKVVCPKLLKNLGFHVRRLNSAPSPLSVVPPLSFTGDFNATTVTTPNLVDTVPQINTVPDKNNIINFDDVKELFYGVPTSKLIRSSLTLQMAAIEPMVDMGMWVMNSKLMEMPIFREVMLGFVKNTFYEHFCAGKDLTEVRRTVSKLSDGGLKAMLDYGVEHATHNESCEQSMKAFIQTIESTKSLPQSSTSFVVVKITAICTPRLLKRMSDLLRWEHKDPSFNLPWKQKTLPLFAESSPLYHTSKKPEPLTVEEERDLQLAHKRLTKICEKCLEHDVPLLIDAEDTTIQPGIDYMAYSAAIKYHKDDGPLIFGTIQAYLKDAKERMAIAKKAAEKMGVPMGFKLVRGAYMCSERELASRLGFQSPIHDSIEQTHACFNSCAEFMIEEIANGSGAVVLATHNIESGKLAATKAIDLGIKDSQKLQFAQLYGMAEGLSFGLRNAGFQVSKYLPFGPVDQIMHYLMRRAEENRGMLSTSAFDRQLMRKELSRRLKVATS from the exons ATGGCCAACAAGGTTGTTTGTCCGAAACTCCTCAAAAACCTCGGATTTCATGTCCGCCGTTTAAACTCAGCTCCGTCTCCCCTTTCCGCCGTCCCGCCTTTAAGTTTCACCGGCGATTTTAACGCCACCACCGTCACGACACCAAATCTGGTGGACACCGTACCACAGATTAATACAGTCCCTGACAAGAATAACATTATCAATTTTGACGATGTTAAGGAGCTGTTCTACGGCGTTCCTACCTCAAAGTTGATAAGATCAACGCTGACGCTACAGATGGCAGCGATTGATCCAATGGTTGATATGGGGATGTGGGTAATGAATTCTAAGCTCATGGAAATGCCTATTTTTAGGGAGGTAATGCTGGGATTTGTTAAGAATACATTTTATGAACATTTTTGTGCTGGAAAAGACTTAACGGAAGTCCGTAGGACCGTTAGCAAACTATCGGACGGCGGCTTAAAAGCCATGCTTGATTATGGGGTGGAACATGCCACCCACAATGAATCTTGTGAACAGAGTATGAAGGCCTTTATTCAGACAATTGAATCAACCAAGTCACTTCCACAATCTTCG ACTAGCTTTGTGGTGGTGAAGATAACTGCAATTTGTACACCTCGGCTGCTCAAAAGAATGAGTGATTTGCTGAGATGGGAACACAAAGATCCTTCATTCAATCTTCCTTGGAAGCAAAAGACACTTCCACTTTTCGCCGAATCAAGCCCTCTTTATCATACTTCGAAAAAACCAGAGCCTCTAACGGTAGAGGAAGAGCGTGATCTGCAATTAGCTCACAAAAGACTTACGAAAATTTGCGAGAAATGCTTGGAACACGACGTTCCTTTACTCATTGATGCCGAGGATACAACTATTCAACCTGGAATTGATTACATGGCTTATTCTGCAGCAATTAAGTACCACAAAGACGATGGCCCTTTGATTTTCGGAACAATTCAAGCTTACTTGAAAGACGCGAAAGAAAGAATGGCGATAGCGAAAAAAGCTGCAGAGAAAATGGGAGTTCCAATGGGATTTAAGTTGGTGAGGGGTGCTTATATGTGTAGTGAGAGAGAGTTGGCTTCTCGATTAGGATTCCAATCTCCAATTCATGATAGCATTGAACAAACACATGCTTGCTTCAATTCTTGCGCTGAGTTTATGATTGAAGAGATTGCTAATGGCTCTGGAGCGGTTGTTCTTGCTACTCATAACATTGAGTCAG GAAAACTTGCTGCAACTAAAGCAATAGATTTGGGAATCAAGGATAGTCAAAAGCTCCAATTTGCTCAGCTATATGGTATGGCAGAGGGACTTTCTTTTGGCCTGAGAAATGCAGGATTTCAAGTGAGCAAGTATTTGCCATTTGGACCTGTAGACCAGATTATGCACTACCTTATGAGGAGAGCTGAAGAAAACAGAGGCATGTTATCTACATCGGCATTCGACAGACAACTCATGAG GAAGGAGTTGAGCAGGAGACTTAAAGTGGCAACTTCTTGA